A genomic stretch from Hemibagrus wyckioides isolate EC202008001 linkage group LG18, SWU_Hwy_1.0, whole genome shotgun sequence includes:
- the zgc:86839 gene encoding cyclin-dependent kinases regulatory subunit 2-like, producing the protein MAHKQIYYSDKYNDDLYEYRHVVLPRELAKQVPKSHLMSEDEWRRLGVQQSLGWVHYMIHEPEPHILLFRRPLPK; encoded by the exons ATGGCTCATAAACAAATCTACTACTCTGATAAATACAACGACGACCTCTACGAGTACAG GCATGTCGTTTTGCCACGAGAGCTGGCTAAGCAAGTGCCCAAGTCCCACCTGATGTCTGAGGACGAGTGGAGGAGGCTTGGCGTCCAGCAGTCTCTTGGATGGGTGCATTACATGATTCACGAACCTG AACCTCACATCCTGTTATTTCGAAGGCCTCTTCCAAAGTAG